The following are encoded together in the Planococcus antarcticus DSM 14505 genome:
- a CDS encoding DUF2294 domain-containing protein: MSRQIHEFNDIIRKLRKNLFGKGPERIQTIFVNDMAISTLYGNLSPSEQFIARTVEGREMVHAARTRMIQNVYATAAPEGMEELVGAKFVHLFSDIKVEDDIAVSVFLFDRPIDQNGHLGGESDAAR; the protein is encoded by the coding sequence ATGTCCAGACAGATTCATGAGTTCAATGACATCATTCGAAAGCTTAGAAAAAATCTGTTCGGTAAAGGACCAGAGCGAATTCAGACTATTTTTGTCAATGACATGGCCATTTCAACTTTGTACGGAAACCTGAGTCCATCAGAACAATTTATTGCCAGAACAGTGGAAGGCAGGGAAATGGTCCACGCAGCTCGTACACGGATGATCCAGAATGTTTACGCAACAGCTGCGCCAGAAGGTATGGAGGAATTAGTTGGAGCAAAATTCGTCCATCTGTTTTCGGATATAAAAGTAGAGGACGATATCGCCGTTTCCGTTTTTCTTTTCGACCGGCCGATTGATCAAAATGGCCATTTGGGAGGGGAATCTGATGCAGCAAGATAA
- a CDS encoding DUF1641 domain-containing protein, with the protein MASPITQIKRKEWTTEEIRQQKLYELETLIAEQDQALNKLLAITGDLDDAGVLDAILAMVKAKEGIAEVVMGQATRVPVTNLINNMMGAAAALTAIDPASTEKLASSMVKGLNEAESQNHNGKKLGVFQMVRAFRDPDVNRAIKFGLNFLKGMGKGLDK; encoded by the coding sequence ATGGCAAGTCCAATAACGCAAATCAAGAGGAAAGAATGGACAACTGAAGAAATCCGTCAGCAAAAGCTTTATGAATTGGAAACCCTGATTGCCGAACAAGATCAAGCACTCAATAAACTATTAGCCATCACGGGTGATCTGGATGACGCAGGAGTTCTAGATGCGATACTGGCAATGGTCAAAGCAAAAGAAGGTATTGCTGAAGTGGTCATGGGACAAGCGACTCGTGTACCGGTAACAAATCTCATCAATAATATGATGGGTGCTGCCGCCGCATTAACAGCGATTGATCCCGCATCTACGGAAAAGCTGGCTTCAAGCATGGTCAAAGGGTTAAATGAGGCTGAATCGCAAAATCACAACGGCAAGAAACTTGGAGTGTTTCAAATGGTTAGAGCATTCAGAGATCCTGATGTTAACCGCGCGATCAAGTTTGGACTCAATTTCCTAAAAGGCATGGGAAAAGGGTTAGATAAATAG
- the fdhF gene encoding formate dehydrogenase subunit alpha encodes MSIIINGSPIEFEQGKTILQVINEEKILHPQICYMPEVDPIETCDTCIVEVDGKLVRACSTLAAGGMEVQLASPRAKEAQTEAMDRILENHLLYCTVCDNNNGNCKIHNTVDMMEVEHQKYPFEPKCSVDEVDLTNPFYRYDPNQCIACGQCVEVCQNLQVNETLTMDWSRDRPIVLWDGGAKINDSSCVSCGQCVTACPCNALMETSMLGEAGFMTAIPEKIMTPMIDLVKDVEPGYSGILAISDAEAKMRETRTKKTKTVCTFCGVGCSFEIWTKDREILKIQPVSEAPANQISTCVKGKFGWDFVNSEERITTPLIRKNGEFVEASWEEALDLVASKFKAIKEQNGKDSIGVISSSKITNEDNYVIQKLSRQVFKTNNVDNCSRYCQSPATDGLFRTVGMGGDAGTIKDIASAGLVIIVGANPAEGHPVLATRVKRAHKLHGQKLIVADMRKNEMAERSDVFITPKQGTDQVWLMAVTKYMIDQGWHDQQFIDDNVNYFNDFKEVLNQYTLDYAEQQSGVSKETLIRTAEMIRDADGTCILWGMGVTQNTGGSDTSAAISNLLLATGNYRRPGAGAYPLRGHNNVQGACDMGSLPGWLPGYQHVSDDNAREKFEQAYGVKIDNKPGMDNIKMLQAVDEGIMKAMYVVGEDMALVDSNANHVDEVLAKLDFFVVQDIFFSRTAQYADVILPAAPSLEKDGTFTNTERRVQRLYKALPELGQSKADWWIVQEIANRLGAGWDYGHPSEIFAEMASLSPLFAKADYTNMEGWNSFLWGSLEGESTPLLYVDGFNFPDKKARFALSDWVEPVVFPEEYDLHINNGRLLEHFHEGNMTDKSRGIISKLPETFVEVSPQLAKERGLEDGSTVRLVSPYGALKLPVIVTGRVKGNELFLPMNSTKKETAINFLTGPAVDQRTNTPAYKQTKVRMEVLKDHVKRPLPKSNPRDKKRTPQSGIEVERKWAREGYVHLTDQR; translated from the coding sequence ATGTCCATTATAATTAACGGTTCCCCCATTGAATTCGAACAGGGAAAAACCATTTTGCAGGTGATCAACGAAGAAAAGATTCTGCATCCACAAATCTGTTATATGCCCGAAGTCGATCCGATTGAAACCTGTGATACGTGTATTGTCGAAGTTGACGGCAAGCTTGTTCGCGCTTGTTCAACTCTCGCTGCTGGCGGCATGGAAGTTCAACTCGCTTCGCCGCGTGCCAAAGAAGCACAGACTGAAGCCATGGACCGGATTCTTGAAAACCATTTGCTTTACTGTACGGTTTGCGACAATAACAACGGAAACTGCAAAATCCACAATACTGTCGACATGATGGAAGTCGAGCATCAAAAATATCCTTTTGAGCCAAAATGCTCGGTTGATGAAGTCGACTTAACCAATCCGTTTTACCGCTACGACCCGAATCAGTGCATCGCCTGCGGCCAATGTGTAGAGGTCTGTCAGAACTTGCAGGTCAATGAAACCTTGACGATGGACTGGTCACGCGACCGTCCGATTGTTCTTTGGGATGGCGGCGCAAAAATCAACGACTCTTCTTGCGTCAGCTGTGGCCAATGCGTAACCGCTTGCCCATGCAACGCTTTGATGGAAACATCAATGCTTGGTGAAGCTGGCTTTATGACGGCAATTCCTGAAAAAATTATGACACCGATGATTGATTTAGTAAAAGATGTTGAGCCAGGTTATAGCGGTATTTTGGCTATTTCGGATGCTGAAGCGAAGATGCGTGAAACACGCACGAAAAAAACCAAAACGGTTTGTACGTTCTGTGGCGTCGGCTGCTCATTTGAAATTTGGACAAAAGATCGCGAAATCCTAAAAATCCAGCCGGTGTCAGAAGCTCCAGCAAATCAAATTTCCACGTGTGTCAAAGGGAAGTTCGGCTGGGATTTCGTCAATAGTGAAGAACGGATCACCACTCCTTTGATCCGCAAAAATGGGGAATTTGTAGAGGCTAGCTGGGAAGAAGCACTTGACTTAGTCGCATCAAAATTCAAAGCGATCAAAGAGCAAAATGGCAAAGATTCCATCGGTGTCATTTCTTCTTCAAAAATCACCAACGAAGACAATTATGTCATCCAGAAGCTTAGCCGTCAGGTATTTAAAACAAATAACGTCGACAACTGCTCACGTTATTGTCAATCTCCAGCGACAGATGGTTTGTTCCGCACAGTCGGAATGGGTGGAGATGCTGGAACGATTAAAGACATCGCCAGCGCTGGACTTGTTATCATTGTCGGTGCCAATCCAGCAGAAGGTCATCCGGTTTTAGCGACTCGCGTAAAACGCGCTCATAAATTGCACGGTCAAAAATTGATCGTTGCGGATATGCGTAAAAACGAAATGGCTGAACGCTCGGATGTTTTCATTACACCCAAACAAGGCACTGACCAGGTATGGCTAATGGCTGTAACGAAATACATGATCGATCAAGGCTGGCACGACCAGCAGTTTATCGATGACAACGTGAATTATTTCAATGATTTTAAAGAAGTATTAAACCAGTACACGCTAGATTATGCCGAACAACAAAGTGGTGTCTCTAAAGAAACCTTGATCCGGACAGCTGAAATGATTCGTGACGCTGATGGTACTTGCATTCTTTGGGGCATGGGCGTGACACAAAACACAGGCGGTTCTGATACATCCGCTGCGATTTCTAACTTGCTGCTAGCAACAGGTAACTATCGCCGTCCGGGTGCTGGTGCTTATCCACTTCGCGGACATAATAACGTTCAAGGCGCTTGCGACATGGGCTCATTACCAGGTTGGTTGCCAGGTTACCAGCACGTGTCCGATGACAATGCCCGCGAAAAATTTGAGCAAGCTTACGGCGTGAAAATCGACAACAAACCAGGCATGGATAATATTAAAATGCTTCAGGCTGTCGACGAAGGGATTATGAAAGCTATGTACGTTGTGGGTGAAGATATGGCTTTAGTTGACTCTAACGCCAATCACGTCGACGAAGTTTTAGCAAAACTCGACTTTTTCGTAGTTCAAGACATTTTCTTCTCTCGAACTGCACAATATGCCGATGTGATTCTTCCTGCTGCGCCGTCACTTGAAAAAGACGGTACATTTACAAACACGGAACGCCGTGTCCAGCGCTTATACAAAGCTCTTCCAGAACTCGGCCAATCAAAAGCAGATTGGTGGATCGTCCAAGAAATCGCTAATCGCCTTGGCGCTGGCTGGGACTATGGCCATCCGAGTGAAATTTTCGCTGAAATGGCAAGCTTGTCTCCCCTATTCGCTAAAGCGGATTACACGAATATGGAAGGCTGGAATAGTTTCCTTTGGGGCAGCTTAGAAGGCGAAAGTACACCACTTCTTTATGTAGACGGCTTTAACTTCCCTGACAAAAAAGCGCGTTTCGCTTTATCGGATTGGGTTGAACCTGTGGTTTTCCCAGAGGAATACGATCTCCACATTAATAACGGCCGTTTATTGGAACATTTCCATGAAGGCAATATGACCGATAAATCTCGAGGCATCATTTCCAAACTGCCGGAAACTTTTGTTGAAGTGTCTCCGCAGCTGGCAAAAGAACGAGGACTTGAAGACGGCTCGACCGTTCGCCTGGTCTCCCCTTATGGTGCGTTGAAATTGCCGGTTATTGTAACCGGAAGAGTAAAAGGCAACGAACTGTTCTTGCCGATGAACTCAACGAAAAAAGAAACGGCGATCAATTTCCTGACAGGACCCGCTGTTGATCAGCGTACCAATACACCTGCTTACAAGCAGACGAAAGTCCGTATGGAAGTCTTAAAAGATCATGTGAAACGTCCGTTGCCAAAATCAAATCCGCGTGATAAAAAACGCACGCCACAATCTGGCATTGAAGTGGAACGCAAATGGGCACGCGAAGGCTATGTGCATTTGACAGATCAACGATAG
- a CDS encoding class I SAM-dependent methyltransferase — MKRQVLEIFNELASVYEKMGDADNLYNTQYERPAMMQHIPTDLAGMKVLDAGCSAGWYSRQLADRGAIVTAVDVSPEMVSFTKKHLGDSANVLCLDLEDRLPFEDESFDWIVSSLTLHYVKDWHTTFAEFHRILKPSGSFLLSIHHPLTDLKLLNRPQYFSTELIVDQWNKAGKTYQVPFYRRPLSEILNTFIAYFSIEQVTEPEPTAKFKELEPEKYDKLMKSPNFLILKVRKN; from the coding sequence ATGAAAAGACAAGTGCTGGAGATATTCAATGAATTAGCAAGCGTCTACGAAAAGATGGGTGATGCGGACAACCTGTACAATACACAATACGAAAGACCGGCAATGATGCAGCATATTCCGACAGATTTGGCGGGAATGAAAGTACTTGATGCGGGTTGTTCAGCCGGCTGGTATTCGAGGCAATTAGCAGACAGGGGAGCAATAGTGACGGCTGTTGACGTGAGTCCAGAAATGGTCAGTTTCACAAAAAAGCATCTTGGTGATAGTGCTAATGTGCTGTGTTTGGATTTGGAGGACCGGTTACCATTTGAGGATGAAAGTTTCGATTGGATCGTCAGTTCGCTGACTTTACATTACGTGAAGGATTGGCATACGACTTTTGCAGAATTCCATCGCATATTAAAGCCTAGCGGTAGCTTCTTGTTGTCCATCCATCATCCGCTAACAGATTTGAAGTTGCTGAACAGACCTCAGTATTTTTCCACTGAGCTCATTGTCGACCAATGGAATAAAGCAGGGAAGACCTACCAGGTACCATTTTATCGCAGACCTTTAAGTGAGATTCTCAACACATTTATCGCCTATTTTTCAATCGAACAAGTGACAGAGCCAGAGCCCACAGCAAAATTTAAGGAACTGGAGCCCGAAAAATATGACAAGCTGATGAAAAGTCCGAACTTCCTTATCCTGAAAGTCCGAAAAAACTAA
- a CDS encoding DUF488 domain-containing protein translates to MLKEVDIELSADVRAFPGSRKWPQFSKDEFPAWLHKEGIDYEHFLKLGGRRKKSKDVEEDKNAGWRNQSFHNYADYTLTEEFHQGIDELLVKRQINGLLIAARSVIHRVAIVC, encoded by the coding sequence ATGCTGAAAGAAGTTGATATTGAGCTCTCAGCAGATGTCCGGGCGTTTCCGGGTAGTCGGAAATGGCCGCAGTTTTCCAAAGACGAATTTCCTGCATGGCTTCATAAAGAAGGAATTGACTATGAGCATTTCCTGAAACTTGGCGGCAGACGCAAGAAGTCGAAAGATGTGGAGGAAGACAAAAATGCAGGCTGGAGGAATCAGTCTTTCCATAATTATGCGGATTACACATTGACTGAAGAGTTTCATCAAGGCATCGACGAACTGCTGGTAAAGCGGCAGATAAACGGACTGCTTATTGCTGCTCGGAGCGTCATCCATCGCGTTGCCATCGTTTGCTAA
- the fdhD gene encoding formate dehydrogenase accessory sulfurtransferase FdhD, producing MQQDKIRKIIRYEKGAFIEKQDRVVVEQPATIKINGKEFITIVCSPEHMEEMAIGFLISERIIPNYKDIQDVRVDEKNGTVHITAEKVYPFFEQLQNKRFISSCCGMSRQGFVFAHDAMIAKKMTEVRVTLTPENCFQLMEDMGGSAEMFKQTGGVHNAALCDATGIIVSRMDIGRHNALDKIYGHCLTNNIDVCDKVIVFSGRISSEILLKVAKIGCEIVLSKSAPTELALTLAEDLGITAVGFIRGSSFNLYTHPERIVCEESTAQTKK from the coding sequence ATGCAGCAAGATAAAATAAGGAAAATCATTCGTTATGAAAAAGGTGCATTTATCGAAAAACAAGATCGTGTCGTCGTCGAACAGCCGGCAACCATCAAAATCAACGGCAAGGAATTTATCACGATCGTCTGTTCACCTGAGCACATGGAAGAAATGGCCATTGGATTTTTAATTTCTGAGCGGATCATTCCCAACTATAAAGATATCCAAGACGTTCGTGTGGATGAAAAAAACGGTACGGTTCATATCACGGCAGAAAAGGTCTATCCGTTTTTTGAACAGCTGCAGAATAAGAGATTTATCAGTTCTTGCTGCGGCATGAGCCGCCAAGGATTTGTTTTTGCGCATGACGCGATGATTGCAAAGAAGATGACGGAGGTCCGAGTAACGCTGACTCCAGAAAATTGTTTTCAGCTCATGGAGGACATGGGCGGCTCGGCAGAAATGTTCAAGCAGACAGGCGGCGTCCATAATGCGGCTCTTTGCGATGCGACCGGCATTATCGTGTCACGGATGGATATCGGCAGGCATAACGCATTGGACAAGATATATGGCCATTGTTTAACGAATAACATCGATGTGTGCGATAAAGTTATCGTCTTCAGCGGCCGGATTTCTTCCGAGATTTTGCTGAAGGTGGCGAAAATCGGCTGCGAAATCGTCCTATCGAAATCCGCTCCCACGGAATTGGCATTGACGCTGGCTGAAGACCTAGGTATCACAGCGGTCGGCTTTATACGTGGCAGCTCTTTTAATCTTTACACACACCCTGAGCGGATCGTCTGCGAAGAAAGTACTGCCCAGACAAAAAAATAA
- a CDS encoding L-lactate MFS transporter, with amino-acid sequence MKKKPKNRWLIALSAVGIHISIGSVYAWSNFTNPLIEQFGWSTSQVQLTFSIAILFLGLSAAFFGSFVEKYGPRKAGIVAALFFGTGIIGSGFSVSASSLPMLYVFYGALGGIGLGIGYIAPVSTLVKWFPDRRGLATGLAIMGFGFAAAISSPVMEVLITSVGVEQTFYILGAAYLIIMLLSSLYLEKPEEGWSPAGFEEKVSSGKAERKIDLSQLTANEAIKTKRFYYLWFMLFINVTCGIAILSAAKPMAIDSIGMTTVQAAALVGVLGIFNGLGRLGWAAISDYIGRPNTYTAFFVIQIALFAFLPFTTNAIFFQIMLAIIYTCYGGGFASIPAYIADIFGTKQLGAIHGYILTAWAAAGLAGPLFAAFMKDKTGSYESSLLFFAGLFVVALVISVVIRLDIRRLRSKNEKMAVSRNAEVVSD; translated from the coding sequence ATGAAAAAAAAGCCAAAAAACAGATGGTTGATTGCATTATCTGCAGTAGGGATACATATTTCGATTGGTTCTGTATACGCTTGGAGTAATTTTACAAATCCATTGATCGAACAGTTTGGATGGTCCACCAGTCAAGTGCAGTTAACATTCAGCATCGCCATCCTATTCCTTGGGTTGTCCGCTGCCTTTTTCGGCAGTTTTGTTGAAAAATACGGCCCGAGAAAAGCTGGGATTGTGGCCGCACTTTTCTTCGGTACCGGAATTATCGGCTCAGGATTTTCTGTAAGCGCTTCCTCTTTGCCGATGCTTTATGTGTTTTATGGCGCACTTGGTGGAATCGGGCTTGGTATAGGCTATATAGCACCAGTTTCAACTTTGGTAAAATGGTTCCCTGACCGCCGCGGCCTAGCAACTGGCCTAGCAATTATGGGCTTTGGATTTGCTGCAGCAATTAGTAGCCCTGTTATGGAAGTGCTCATTACTTCAGTCGGTGTAGAGCAAACCTTTTATATTTTGGGTGCTGCTTATCTTATCATCATGTTGCTGTCTTCTCTGTATCTTGAAAAACCAGAAGAGGGCTGGTCGCCGGCTGGCTTTGAAGAAAAAGTTAGCAGTGGGAAGGCCGAACGGAAAATTGATTTGTCCCAACTGACTGCCAATGAAGCAATTAAGACAAAACGATTTTATTATTTATGGTTTATGCTGTTCATTAACGTGACGTGCGGAATCGCTATTTTGTCAGCCGCGAAGCCAATGGCGATTGATAGCATCGGCATGACGACTGTGCAGGCAGCCGCTTTGGTTGGTGTTCTTGGAATCTTTAATGGTCTTGGCCGTCTCGGCTGGGCAGCAATTTCCGATTATATTGGCCGTCCGAACACCTATACTGCATTTTTCGTTATTCAAATCGCGTTATTTGCTTTCTTACCGTTTACGACCAATGCGATTTTCTTTCAAATTATGCTAGCGATTATCTACACATGCTACGGTGGTGGATTCGCTTCGATTCCAGCGTATATTGCTGATATTTTTGGCACTAAACAACTTGGCGCGATCCACGGCTATATCTTAACTGCCTGGGCAGCAGCCGGTCTTGCTGGTCCATTGTTTGCGGCTTTCATGAAAGATAAGACAGGTAGCTATGAAAGTAGCCTCTTGTTCTTTGCCGGTCTATTTGTTGTAGCACTCGTTATTTCTGTGGTCATCCGTCTTGATATTCGAAGACTTCGTTCCAAAAACGAGAAAATGGCAGTATCACGTAACGCTGAAGTTGTCAGTGATTAG
- a CDS encoding proline dehydrogenase family protein, translated as MIVKNFFIHLSENQLLNKVAQNYGFKLGAHSVVAGTNIEEAIGSIKELNAQGISCTIDNLGEFVHDKAEALEAKNQILGVVDAIHKHQVDAHISLKPSQLGLDIDTDFCLKNIKEIVDKASKYGILINFDMENYARLQPSFDLLDVLSKDYDNIGTVIQSYFVRAEEDIKKYSNYRLRIVKGAYKEPEAVAYQSKAEIDANFIELIEYHLLNGKFTSIATHDHNVINHVKQFVIDHEISREKFEFQMLYGFRKDMQLELATQGYNFCTYIPFGTDWYGYFMRRLAERPQNLNLVVKQVFTKKTNTAIGAIAGAFLLGRLTSKKS; from the coding sequence ATGATCGTTAAAAACTTCTTTATCCACCTTTCAGAAAACCAACTTTTAAATAAAGTAGCTCAAAACTATGGCTTCAAGCTTGGCGCACATAGCGTCGTAGCCGGAACCAATATCGAGGAAGCCATTGGCAGCATCAAGGAATTGAATGCACAAGGCATCAGTTGCACCATTGATAATCTCGGTGAATTTGTCCACGATAAAGCGGAAGCGTTGGAAGCAAAAAATCAGATTCTGGGTGTTGTGGACGCCATCCACAAACATCAAGTAGATGCTCATATTTCCTTAAAGCCTTCACAGCTAGGACTCGATATCGATACCGATTTCTGTTTGAAAAATATCAAGGAAATTGTCGATAAAGCTTCAAAGTACGGTATTCTTATCAATTTTGATATGGAAAATTATGCACGTCTTCAACCTTCCTTTGATCTGCTGGACGTATTGTCGAAAGACTACGACAATATCGGAACGGTCATTCAATCTTATTTCGTCAGAGCCGAAGAAGACATCAAAAAATACAGCAACTATCGCCTGCGCATCGTCAAAGGCGCCTATAAAGAGCCTGAAGCCGTCGCTTACCAAAGTAAAGCGGAAATCGATGCCAACTTTATCGAATTGATCGAGTACCATCTATTGAATGGCAAGTTCACGTCTATTGCGACACATGACCATAATGTCATCAATCACGTGAAGCAGTTTGTCATCGACCATGAGATTTCAAGAGAAAAATTCGAATTCCAGATGCTGTATGGCTTCCGTAAGGATATGCAATTGGAGCTTGCAACACAAGGCTATAATTTCTGTACCTACATCCCATTCGGCACAGACTGGTATGGGTACTTCATGCGGAGACTCGCTGAACGTCCACAGAATTTGAACTTGGTGGTAAAACAAGTATTCACCAAAAAGACCAACACAGCGATCGGCGCCATCGCTGGAGCATTTTTACTTGGCCGGCTGACAAGCAAAAAATCGTAA
- a CDS encoding YhfH family protein: protein MKTTKNYESRTKKECRECGCEIKERQQSIIYECERCMCNTDE from the coding sequence ATGAAAACGACAAAAAACTATGAGTCACGCACCAAGAAAGAATGTCGCGAGTGCGGATGCGAAATCAAGGAACGTCAGCAATCGATCATCTATGAATGTGAGCGCTGCATGTGCAATACAGATGAATAA
- a CDS encoding metallophosphoesterase, with the protein MKIAILSDIHEGVNRKKSGANILGLLKEWMIQHAPDVFIISGDITAGPEKSLTLLTKLQSELSNINILYVHGNHDLYHSDSTIAYEKLLEFGGNLGNGPVQLNKDWVVIGDGGWYDYTFGIDGYTAEQFSVGSYNGFTWPDKVHAHWQKGDEAVTDRYLKQLENWLAEHQDKNIILVTHFVPFTHFVQVKEDPSWDFFNAMMGSAGLGELAEKYGVKKLVFGHIHTRYHEDYKGIDCICNPLGYFPHEWSSDSAQEEIKSTIKVIEI; encoded by the coding sequence TTGAAAATCGCTATCTTATCTGATATTCACGAAGGAGTGAATCGAAAAAAGTCTGGCGCTAATATTTTGGGGTTACTGAAGGAATGGATGATCCAGCACGCGCCGGATGTCTTTATTATAAGCGGTGATATAACGGCTGGACCAGAAAAAAGTCTGACATTGTTGACTAAGCTACAAAGCGAGTTGTCGAATATTAACATTCTATACGTTCATGGTAACCATGATCTTTATCATTCGGATTCAACTATTGCGTATGAAAAGCTGCTGGAGTTCGGGGGCAATCTTGGCAACGGTCCGGTTCAGTTGAATAAAGACTGGGTCGTCATCGGAGATGGTGGTTGGTACGATTATACATTCGGTATCGACGGCTATACCGCTGAGCAATTTTCAGTCGGCAGTTATAATGGTTTCACTTGGCCAGACAAAGTTCATGCGCATTGGCAGAAGGGTGACGAAGCTGTTACTGATCGGTATTTAAAACAACTAGAGAACTGGTTAGCGGAGCATCAAGACAAGAATATCATCTTGGTTACTCATTTCGTGCCGTTTACTCATTTTGTCCAAGTTAAAGAGGATCCGTCTTGGGATTTTTTCAATGCCATGATGGGAAGTGCAGGCTTGGGCGAGCTGGCAGAAAAATACGGTGTCAAGAAATTAGTTTTTGGTCATATTCATACCCGTTATCATGAAGATTACAAAGGAATAGATTGCATCTGCAACCCGCTCGGTTATTTTCCACATGAATGGAGCAGCGACTCAGCACAAGAAGAAATCAAATCGACGATTAAAGTCATCGAAATTTAA
- the aceA gene encoding isocitrate lyase → MVTNKLQQIEELKTSWTEESRWNGIERPYSPEEVVKLRGSVQIEHTLARKGAERLFRSIHEEEFVNALGALTGNQAVQQVKAGLKAIYLSGWQVAADANSAGQMYPDQSLYPVNSVPDVVKKINQALQRADQIDGVEGTEGFDWFAPIVADAEAGFGGPLNVYELMKAMIEAGASGVHFEDQLASEKKCGHLGGKVLLPTQNAIKNLVSARLAADVLGVPTIIIARTDADAADLITSDIDPRDHVFITGERTPEGFYRTNPGIDQAIARGLAYAPYADLVWCETSHPNLEEAQQFADAIHAEFPGKLLAYNCSPSFNWKAKLDEETIAKFQVELGKMGYKFQFVTLAGFHSLNHSMFDLAYDYKDHGMAAYSKLQQAEFDNESKGYTATRHQREVGTSYFDEISQIVSGGTSSTTAMKGSTETAQFTVTK, encoded by the coding sequence ATGGTCACAAACAAACTTCAACAAATCGAGGAACTAAAAACTAGCTGGACAGAGGAAAGCCGCTGGAATGGAATTGAACGTCCGTATTCGCCAGAGGAAGTTGTAAAGCTTCGCGGTTCAGTACAAATTGAACATACATTGGCGCGTAAAGGCGCTGAGCGTTTATTTCGTTCGATTCATGAAGAAGAATTCGTCAATGCCTTAGGTGCTTTAACTGGTAACCAGGCAGTTCAGCAAGTAAAAGCTGGCTTGAAGGCAATTTACTTGAGCGGTTGGCAAGTAGCAGCTGACGCCAACTCTGCAGGTCAGATGTACCCCGATCAAAGTTTGTACCCAGTCAATTCGGTTCCTGATGTAGTGAAGAAAATTAACCAAGCACTTCAACGTGCTGACCAAATTGACGGAGTTGAAGGCACAGAAGGCTTTGATTGGTTCGCACCGATTGTGGCAGATGCTGAAGCTGGCTTTGGCGGACCGCTGAATGTTTACGAACTGATGAAAGCAATGATCGAAGCAGGCGCTTCTGGCGTTCACTTTGAAGATCAGTTGGCTTCCGAGAAAAAATGTGGACATTTAGGCGGCAAAGTATTACTGCCGACTCAAAACGCAATTAAAAATCTTGTTTCTGCTCGATTAGCAGCCGATGTTTTAGGTGTCCCGACCATCATCATTGCGCGTACAGATGCAGATGCAGCTGATTTGATCACTAGCGACATCGATCCACGTGACCACGTCTTTATCACAGGTGAACGCACACCAGAAGGCTTCTACCGCACGAACCCAGGCATTGACCAAGCAATCGCACGCGGCTTAGCTTACGCGCCTTACGCAGATCTTGTCTGGTGCGAAACGTCTCATCCGAACTTGGAAGAAGCACAGCAATTCGCTGATGCGATCCATGCGGAATTCCCGGGCAAGTTGCTTGCTTACAACTGCTCACCATCGTTCAACTGGAAAGCGAAACTTGATGAAGAAACCATCGCGAAATTCCAAGTTGAGCTTGGCAAGATGGGCTACAAGTTCCAGTTCGTTACACTAGCTGGCTTCCACTCATTGAATCACAGCATGTTCGATTTGGCATACGACTATAAAGATCATGGCATGGCTGCATACTCGAAGCTGCAGCAAGCGGAATTCGACAACGAATCAAAAGGTTACACAGCTACGCGTCACCAACGTGAAGTCGGTACTAGTTATTTTGACGAAATTTCACAAATCGTTTCAGGTGGAACGAGCTCAACAACAGCCATGAAAGGCTCGACTGAAACTGCTCAATTCACAGTTACTAAATAA